AcccattcatttgaattgaacaaGTTCTTTTCTCAATCCAAATGTCTATTCTTTGCATAGGCTGCTTAATAATGTTGTTCAAAATAACATTCTTCTCTGCTGAGTTCAAATCCAACAAGTCATTTGCAAATCGATTCGCTGTGACTATCAAGATTTAAGTGCAGATCTATGATTTCGAGACCAGTGGAATAATTCTATTTGAACTCGAGCCTCTTTCCAGATTTGGGGTAGTTAGATATTTAAAGAAAGGCATATTGGATTGAACACAAATTATGTGACATTTGACACTAGGAGCTTCTTGCATCATGACGACAATCAGTCTGTGCATGTTGACAGAGAAAGTCGTCTTCGGTCTCGACCAAGTGCTTACTGAATTATACACGCAGCTTATCCTACAAACGGCCTCGGTGTTCCTGAAAAGTCAGCTGAGgttgaaggaaagaaggaaacaTTCCATAACTCCAAGAAGCATGGCGAAATCGGCTGCTAGCGTCTCTCTCctaattgtcatttttgtgtcTTGGTCGGCATTCTCGGTCCTGACCACGCATTAATTTTCCATTGCATTGTACTTACAAAGGGATTGCAATTGAGTTGCGGTTCAAGATCGCTTCAGTGAGAAGGCTATCATGGTAGGATTTGGAATATGGGATTACGTGGTCTTTGGGGGCATGCTCCTCATTTCATCGGGGATTGGCCTTTACTACGGATTTACGGGTGGAAAACAGAAGACCATTGGAGAATATCTCTTTGGGGATCGCACCATGGGCTCGTTGACGGTGGCATTCTCCTTGATGGCCAGCTTTATGTCTGCCATCACGCTATTGGGCGTGACTCAAGAGAACTACTATTTCGGGACTCAATTCGTGGTGATCAATATCGCTTACATCATTGGCACACCTATTTGTGCTTACTTGTACTTGCCAGTATTCTTCCAACTTCAAGCTGCTAGTGCTTACGAATACCTGGAGAAACGCTTTGGAAAGACCACCCGAGTTGTAGCTTCCCTGGCCTTCTCCTTGCAGATGATCCTCTACATGGGTATCGTTTTGTATGCACCTGCTCTGGCCTTGTCTGCAGTCACGGGACTGACCTTTAGAGGTTCAATTCTTGCTGTTGGTCTCGTGTGCACGTTTTATTCAACCTTGGGTGGGATAAAGGCTGTCCTAGTGACTGACGTGTTTCAGTCCCTTCTCATGTTTGCGGCCATCTACGCGGTCATCATTTGCGGCTTGATCAAGATTGGCGGAGTGGGTGACATCCTTCGAATTGCGAATGAACATGGGAGGATAGAATTCTTCAATTTCGATCCTGATCCCACTGTCCGTCACTCCGTATGGACTCAGATCATTGGAGGCCTATTCATCTATTGCTCCCTCTATGGTGTGAATCACGCTCAGGTGCAGAGGCTCCTCACCGTGGGGAACTTGCAACGGTCTCAGCGTTCCTTGTGGATACAGTGGCCCATCTTAACATTGTTGAGTCTCTCCACCAGTTTTGCTGGACTAGTCATGTTTGCATTCTACAAGGATTGTGATCCTGTCAGTGCCAAAAGAATTGCCAAGGGGGATCAGCTCCTACC
This Tigriopus californicus strain San Diego chromosome 7, Tcal_SD_v2.1, whole genome shotgun sequence DNA region includes the following protein-coding sequences:
- the LOC131883246 gene encoding putative sodium-dependent multivitamin transporter; translated protein: MVGFGIWDYVVFGGMLLISSGIGLYYGFTGGKQKTIGEYLFGDRTMGSLTVAFSLMASFMSAITLLGVTQENYYFGTQFVVINIAYIIGTPICAYLYLPVFFQLQAASAYEYLEKRFGKTTRVVASLAFSLQMILYMGIVLYAPALALSAVTGLTFRGSILAVGLVCTFYSTLGGIKAVLVTDVFQSLLMFAAIYAVIICGLIKIGGVGDILRIANEHGRIEFFNFDPDPTVRHSVWTQIIGGLFIYCSLYGVNHAQVQRLLTVGNLQRSQRSLWIQWPILTLLSLSTSFAGLVMFAFYKDCDPVSAKRIAKGDQLLPLFVVDTMSHLPGLSGLFVSGIFSGSLSTVSSAINSLAAVTLEDYIKPIFEVENSSTIILKSLAIFYGIACIGLAFMAELLGPGVLQASLTIFGVVGGPLLGLFTLGMAFRRANQIGAISGLISSLGFLIWMGFGQPRPRPQTLSTSVQECDNLSFINISANTTALHQEPEDYFFLYRISYAWNAVIGFLLCLIIGLVVSEIAQKLNSNPSTPKTLDPNLFMPFIRRRMLQELIHRKDYDQTETLELKS